A region of Thermococcus piezophilus DNA encodes the following proteins:
- the hisC gene encoding histidinol-phosphate transaminase, whose amino-acid sequence MRIKEFVKTFRPYKVLEGNYRIWLDKNENPFDLPLEIKEEIFEELKRVPFNRYPHITADPLRKRIAEFLGIDKENIIVGNGSDELISLILKLFDGEHIVISSPTFGMYGFFAKFEGINLIDVPMDENFRLQNVEEYAENARALFICSPNNPTGNTQDREKIISVLETGAPVVLDEAYVEFAKGSNVDLISEYDNLIVLRTFSKAFGLAGVRVGYAVGSEETIDHLHRIKPPFTLDSISMKIAGFMLDHYDLVKRNIDYIIKERERIYRKFKDYAYPSEANFILMKLNAYEFLLEKGIVVRKLGGRLTGHIRVTVGKREENDELIAALKEFVEGIK is encoded by the coding sequence ATGAGGATTAAGGAGTTTGTAAAGACCTTCCGGCCGTATAAGGTCCTGGAGGGAAATTACCGGATATGGCTCGATAAGAACGAAAATCCCTTTGATTTACCGCTGGAGATAAAGGAGGAGATTTTTGAAGAGCTAAAGCGGGTTCCCTTCAACAGATACCCTCACATCACCGCTGACCCGCTGAGGAAAAGGATAGCAGAGTTTTTAGGGATTGACAAAGAAAACATAATCGTTGGAAACGGGAGTGATGAACTGATAAGCCTAATTTTGAAGCTCTTTGATGGGGAGCACATAGTCATAAGCTCCCCCACCTTTGGGATGTACGGCTTCTTTGCAAAGTTCGAAGGAATCAATTTAATCGATGTCCCAATGGATGAGAACTTCAGACTTCAGAACGTCGAGGAGTATGCGGAAAACGCCAGGGCACTCTTTATCTGCTCCCCAAACAACCCCACGGGCAACACTCAAGATAGAGAAAAGATAATAAGCGTTCTTGAAACCGGTGCTCCTGTCGTCTTGGATGAAGCGTACGTAGAGTTTGCAAAGGGCAGCAACGTGGATCTAATCAGTGAGTACGACAATTTAATAGTCCTGAGGACGTTCTCAAAGGCCTTCGGGCTTGCAGGAGTCAGAGTTGGCTATGCAGTCGGGAGTGAAGAGACAATAGACCACCTCCATCGAATCAAACCGCCCTTTACTCTAGACTCCATCTCAATGAAGATAGCAGGGTTCATGCTCGACCACTACGATCTAGTCAAACGGAACATCGATTACATAATCAAGGAGCGTGAGCGAATTTATCGGAAGTTCAAGGACTACGCGTATCCGAGCGAGGCCAACTTCATCCTGATGAAGCTTAATGCTTACGAATTTTTACTCGAAAAGGGCATCGTGGTAAGAAAGCTCGGCGGAAGATTGACGGGGCACATAAGGGTTACCGTCGGCAAAAGGGAGGAGAACGACGAGCTGATTGCAGCGTTGAAGGAGTTCGTGGAGGGAATAAAATGA
- a CDS encoding HAD family hydrolase, whose translation MKWLIFDIDGVLIDVRESYDMATKLTVEYFLGLFGVKKRIKLEWIRKLRRKGAFGDDFKVSEALILFAMAGNVEELLGEFPEGEGIDWVLERFGVGPFNGSIERVFNTFYLGEHYPGRLFDFDGLWKREKPIVRAELLEMAKKRFKLGVITGRSALELELAENLIGFHFEKAVTRELYVKPNPRAIWHLTRGEGGVYIGDTVNDELLVEKYRKEYKRDFDFVLVGRDIENVNELLESLLG comes from the coding sequence ATGAAGTGGCTGATATTTGACATTGATGGGGTTTTAATCGACGTAAGAGAGAGCTACGACATGGCAACCAAGCTCACCGTCGAGTACTTCCTCGGACTCTTCGGGGTTAAGAAGAGGATCAAGCTAGAGTGGATAAGGAAGCTTAGACGGAAGGGAGCGTTTGGCGACGACTTCAAGGTTAGCGAGGCCCTCATACTCTTCGCCATGGCCGGGAACGTGGAGGAACTCCTCGGAGAGTTCCCCGAGGGGGAGGGCATAGACTGGGTCCTCGAACGGTTTGGAGTGGGGCCCTTCAACGGGAGCATAGAAAGAGTCTTCAACACCTTCTACCTCGGCGAGCACTACCCAGGAAGGCTCTTCGACTTCGATGGCCTCTGGAAGAGAGAGAAGCCAATAGTAAGGGCGGAACTGCTCGAGATGGCCAAAAAGCGGTTCAAGCTCGGTGTTATAACTGGGAGAAGCGCCTTGGAGCTTGAGCTGGCGGAGAATCTCATAGGCTTCCACTTCGAGAAGGCTGTGACGAGGGAGCTCTACGTGAAGCCCAATCCAAGGGCAATATGGCACCTTACCAGGGGTGAAGGGGGAGTTTACATAGGGGACACCGTGAACGACGAACTGCTCGTGGAAAAATACAGAAAGGAATACAAAAGGGATTTTGACTTTGTCTTGGTTGGAAGAGATATTGAAAACGTTAATGAATTATTGGAGAGCTTATTGGGGTAA
- a CDS encoding pyrroline-5-carboxylate reductase family protein, whose amino-acid sequence MTVIGAGTIGGVVAKALAEAGHSVIATRRSIEKAMWLEEHGVRVIRNNVEAAEGEEVVFIAVKPNKVPEILEKIEKVMMGKLVVSLAAGIPLKSLKRLAPKAKFVRAMPNIAILIKESFTAYTSDGLSEEDITIVENLFSSFGKCLKVDEEHMDAIKWKGLVALQPRAAVFISIEFSVCS is encoded by the coding sequence GTGACGGTTATAGGTGCCGGAACAATTGGTGGGGTGGTAGCAAAGGCTCTGGCCGAAGCTGGCCACTCGGTAATCGCAACACGGAGGAGCATCGAAAAGGCCATGTGGTTAGAGGAACACGGCGTCAGGGTCATCAGGAATAACGTCGAGGCCGCGGAAGGGGAGGAGGTAGTTTTTATCGCGGTCAAGCCAAACAAAGTGCCAGAGATCCTCGAGAAAATTGAGAAAGTCATGATGGGCAAGCTCGTGGTTTCACTGGCCGCAGGAATCCCCCTTAAAAGCCTCAAACGACTGGCACCGAAAGCCAAGTTCGTGAGGGCAATGCCCAATATAGCCATTTTAATCAAAGAGTCATTCACGGCATACACATCGGACGGGCTGAGTGAAGAAGATATAACAATCGTCGAGAATCTCTTCAGCTCATTTGGAAAGTGCCTTAAAGTTGATGAGGAGCACATGGATGCCATAAAATGGAAAGGACTGGTAGCTCTACAGCCAAGGGCAGCAGTTTTTATCTCCATTGAGTTTTCGGTTTGCTCTTAG
- a CDS encoding TIGR01177 family methyltransferase encodes MLYLEILGNLPEMARDEVKAMLEISGGEIAGQDYLFLKLDADKKAFPYLNRLGLSHEYGELLIEANSLEKLLEKAKEIEWPISGTFKVDTETMANCKYNVIDLPRKLGAVIHGKGFRVNLSKPDTLVKVYCGEKIYAGIRYRFFDPKDFERRKAHHRPFFRPVSLHPRISRALVNLTKAREEILDPFMGAGGILMEAGLIGLKVYGIDIKPEMVEGTRLNLEHFGVKDYELRLGDATKLEEMFPRKKFEAVATDPPYGTSATLAGRKRNELYRKALRSIYNVLEDGGRLAIAFPTSFDGEAEAEKVGFKLVGKYYQRVHKSLERYFYVFKK; translated from the coding sequence ATGCTCTACCTGGAGATACTCGGAAACCTTCCAGAGATGGCCAGAGATGAAGTTAAAGCTATGCTCGAGATCTCGGGCGGTGAAATAGCGGGTCAGGATTATCTGTTCCTCAAGCTCGACGCCGATAAGAAAGCTTTCCCTTACCTAAACCGCCTTGGCCTGTCCCATGAGTATGGAGAACTCTTAATCGAGGCCAACTCCCTAGAGAAACTCCTGGAAAAAGCCAAAGAAATTGAGTGGCCGATAAGCGGAACCTTCAAGGTGGACACAGAGACCATGGCTAACTGCAAATACAATGTCATAGACCTCCCGAGGAAGCTGGGGGCTGTGATACACGGCAAAGGTTTCCGTGTGAACCTTTCGAAACCGGACACCCTTGTGAAGGTCTACTGCGGCGAAAAAATCTATGCCGGGATAAGATACCGCTTTTTTGACCCCAAAGACTTCGAAAGGAGAAAGGCCCACCACAGGCCGTTCTTCCGGCCGGTTTCACTCCACCCAAGGATTTCAAGGGCGCTGGTAAACCTGACGAAGGCAAGGGAGGAAATCCTCGACCCCTTCATGGGTGCCGGCGGGATTCTGATGGAGGCCGGCTTAATCGGCCTGAAGGTTTATGGTATTGACATAAAACCCGAGATGGTTGAAGGGACAAGGCTCAACCTCGAGCACTTTGGTGTTAAGGACTACGAACTCAGGCTCGGAGATGCCACGAAGCTTGAGGAAATGTTTCCAAGAAAGAAGTTTGAAGCCGTTGCCACGGACCCACCCTACGGAACCTCGGCGACTCTGGCCGGAAGAAAACGCAACGAGCTCTACAGGAAGGCTCTGAGAAGTATCTACAACGTCCTTGAAGACGGCGGTAGGCTGGCGATAGCCTTTCCAACGAGCTTCGATGGGGAAGCCGAGGCTGAGAAGGTCGGCTTTAAGCTGGTCGGCAAGTACTACCAGCGCGTGCATAAGAGTTTAGAAAGGTATTTCTACGTGTTTAAGAAGTAA